Proteins encoded within one genomic window of Jiangella mangrovi:
- a CDS encoding nucleotidyltransferase domain-containing protein, with translation MFTQEERTALRDALIAAARADDRIDGAALTGSAAAGAEDRWSDIDLAFGLAEGADQAAVMADWTAAMYDAHGAVAHLDVPRGGTVYRVFLLASSLQVDIAFAPAAEFGAIAPTFRLLFGTARPLPFALPPDAVGLVGMGWLYALHARSSIERGRGWQAVHMIDGLREQVVALACLRHDLPAYQGRGVDRLPPAVLEPLLSTLTGSLDDPTLRRAFAAATEALLTEAAHVDPELAARLAPPLRTLTAAR, from the coding sequence GTGTTCACCCAGGAGGAGCGGACGGCGTTGCGTGACGCCCTGATCGCCGCCGCCCGCGCCGACGACCGCATCGACGGCGCCGCCCTGACCGGATCCGCCGCGGCCGGCGCCGAGGACCGCTGGTCCGACATCGACCTCGCGTTCGGCCTGGCCGAGGGTGCCGACCAGGCCGCGGTGATGGCGGACTGGACGGCGGCGATGTACGACGCCCACGGCGCCGTCGCGCACCTCGACGTCCCGCGCGGTGGCACGGTGTACCGGGTGTTCCTGCTGGCCAGCTCGTTGCAGGTCGACATCGCGTTCGCGCCGGCCGCGGAGTTCGGCGCCATCGCCCCGACGTTCCGGCTGCTGTTCGGGACCGCTCGCCCGCTGCCCTTCGCCCTGCCGCCGGACGCCGTCGGACTGGTCGGCATGGGCTGGCTGTACGCCCTGCACGCCCGGTCGAGCATCGAGCGCGGTCGTGGCTGGCAGGCCGTCCACATGATCGACGGGCTGCGCGAGCAGGTGGTGGCGCTGGCCTGCCTGCGTCACGACCTGCCCGCCTACCAGGGTCGCGGCGTCGACCGGCTGCCGCCGGCGGTGCTCGAGCCGCTGCTGTCGACGCTGACCGGCTCGCTCGACGACCCGACGCTGCGGCGCGCGTTCGCGGCGGCGACCGAGGCCCTCCTCACCGAGGCCGCCCACGTCGACCCCGAGCTGGCCGCCCGGCTGGCGCCGCCCCTCCGCACCCTGACCGCCGCGCGCTGA
- a CDS encoding dihydrofolate reductase family protein, with amino-acid sequence MGRIVITEFISLDGVVQAPGGEDFKYQNWSFDFDSGDEGEQFKVDEALAGEALLLGRVTYDGFASAWPQEGGVLADKLNTMRKYVVSSTLTDPTWANTQVISGDVATEVARLKDEVDGELQVAGSIRLAQELLEHDLVDELHLMTYPVLLGYGRRLFGETTDRTRWRLTESRTVGEGVLITLFERDRA; translated from the coding sequence GTGGGCCGCATCGTCATCACCGAGTTCATCAGCCTCGACGGCGTCGTCCAAGCGCCCGGCGGCGAGGACTTCAAGTATCAGAACTGGAGCTTCGACTTCGACAGCGGCGACGAGGGCGAGCAGTTCAAGGTCGACGAGGCGCTCGCCGGCGAGGCCCTGCTGCTCGGCCGCGTGACCTATGACGGCTTCGCCTCCGCGTGGCCGCAGGAGGGTGGCGTGCTGGCCGACAAGCTGAACACCATGCGCAAGTACGTCGTGTCCAGCACCCTGACCGACCCGACGTGGGCCAATACGCAGGTCATCAGCGGCGATGTCGCCACCGAGGTGGCGAGGCTCAAGGACGAGGTCGACGGCGAGCTGCAGGTCGCCGGCAGCATCCGGCTGGCGCAGGAGCTGCTCGAGCACGACCTCGTCGACGAGCTGCACCTCATGACGTACCCGGTGCTGCTCGGCTACGGCCGCCGCCTGTTCGGCGAGACCACCGACCGGACGCGCTGGCGGCTCACCGAGTCGCGGACCGTCGGCGAGGGCGTCCTGATCACGCTCTTCGAGCGCGACCGCGCCTAG